A window of Fusarium verticillioides 7600 chromosome 10, whole genome shotgun sequence contains these coding sequences:
- a CDS encoding hypothetical protein (At least one base has a quality score < 10): METTTNDQERKARKRAQNRLNQRARRERLRKEKEDGNGLGKRPYRVDRWRIGTDANNEEEPKTASTKNMELPREEEQSQSQQIIIADQPSSNLAVAIPVDHRLLHLISYNVCRGMMTNKKMMRLFAEFITALDFPTLEPQSKTYCEIAVVRSIDREHLPLPTRLEPTQVQMTSPHPCWIDVFPFPELRDNLIRKQLIYDHIQFLEDLVGDYVYKLPPAVPSTRCIVPQFTSLKGGNLPKENAGMILWGEPHLSESWEITPSFLAKWSWLIGECKDLVHVSNNWRQSRGDQPLRSVRVS, translated from the exons ATGGAGACCACTACCAACGACCAAGAGCGCAAGGCTCGTAAGCGGGCACAGAACCGGCTGAATCAGAGAGCACGGA GGGAGCGtttgagaaaagaaaaagaagatgggaatgggCTGGGCAAACGACCTTATCGAGTTGACCGCTGGAGGATCGGTACAGACGCAAacaatgaagaagaaccCAAGACTGCTTCAACCAAGAATATGGAGCTacccagagaagaagaacagtcACAATCGCAGCAGATTATCATAGCAGACCAACCTAGCTCCAACTTGGCTGTGGCCATTCCTGTTGaccatcgccttcttcacctcATCAGCTACAATGTTTGCCGAGGCATGATGACCAACAAGAAAATGATGAGACTGTTTGCAGAGTTCATCACAGCACTCGACTTCCCAACACTGGAACCCCAGTCAAAGACATACTGCGAAATTGCCGTCGTTCGATCTATTGATCGAGAACATCTACCACTACCAACTCGCCTTGAACCTACTCAGGTCCAGATGACCTCGCCACATCCTTGCTGGATCGATGTCTTCCCGTTCCCAGAACTAAGAGATAATCTCATTCGGAAGCAACTCATATATGATCACATACAGTTTCTGGAGGATTTGGTCGGTGATTACGTGTACAAACTTCCTCCTGCAGTACCGTCAACAAGGTGCATTGTACCGCAATTCACAAGCCTAAAAGGAGGAAATCTCCCAAAGGAAAATGCTGGAATGATCTTATGGGGCGAGCCACATCTCAGTGAGAGCTGGGAAATTACTCCAAGCTTTTTGGCAAAATGGTCATGGTTAATTGGAGAGTGCAAGGATCTTGTTCATGTTTCTAACAACTGGAGACAGAGTCGAGGGGACCAACCGTTGCGATCTGTCCGTGTTTCTTGA
- a CDS encoding alcohol dehydrogenase, which translates to MSRYAAAHEDTQGPGDARPTALQIIKDEGVEGKLKGKVIVITGTSSGIGIETARALAETGAKLFLTARNLDKAKKACAEFFDASRMEFIELDLTSFDSVRTAAQSILDKTDNINILVENAGCMAVPELELTKDGHEMQFGVNYLAHFLFFELLKPALLAAVTPELNSRVVVLSSSAHQHSSINQSDNYNFQKGGYDPWLSYGQSKTADAYLANEIDRRYGSQGLHATSVHPGGIMTELTRNIPPEVLQPLASSDTAKKMLKSPEQGAATTVWAAIGKQWENAGGKYLEDCQEAPPAKQIDPHFGKGYAPHIYDPEREARLWQDALKIVGLA; encoded by the coding sequence ATGTCTCGATACGCTGCCGCACATGAAGACACTCAGGGTCCTGGCGACGCCAGACCTACTGCcctccagatcatcaaagacgaGGGTGTCGAaggcaagctcaagggcaaAGTGATCGTCATTACCggaacttcttctggtaTCGGAATCGAGACCGCCAGAGCTCTTGCAGAAACTGGCGCCAAATTGTTCTTGACTGCAAGAAACCTGgacaaggcaaagaaagCCTGTGCAGAATTCTTTGATGCCAGTCGAATGGAGTTCATTGAGCTCGACCTGACTTCCTTTGACAGTGTTCGTACTGCCGCCCAGAGTATCTTGGATAAAACCGACAATATCAACATTCTGGTTGAGAATGCTGGTTGCATGGCTGTCCCAGAACTTGAGCTTACCAAGGATGGCCATGAGATGCAGTTCGGAGTCAACTACCTCGCCcacttcttgttcttcgagcttctcaagccaGCCTTACTGGCGGCCGTCACTCCCGAGCTTAACTCTAGAGTCGttgttctttcttcatcagcacaCCAGCATAGCAGCATCAACCAATCCGACAACTATAACTTCCAGAAGGGCGGTTACGACCCATGGCTCTCCTATGGTCAATCCAAGACGGCTGATGCCTACCTCGCCAATGAGATAGACCGTCGATACGGTTCTCAGGGTTTGCATGCGACAAGCGTTCATCCCGGAGGCATCATGACCGAGCTTACGAGAAATATTCCCCCGGAGGTCCTTCAGCCTCTCGCTAGTAGCGACACGGCtaagaagatgttgaagagcccAGAGCAGGGAGCTGCGACGACAGTCTGGGCGGCTATCGGCAAGCAGTGGGAAAACGCTGGAGGGAAATATTTGGAGGATTGCCAGGAGGCGCCTCCAGCTAAGCAGATTGATCCTCACTTCGGCAAAGGGTATGCACCACATATATATGACCCAGAGCGTGAGGCTCGACTTTGGCAAGACGCGCTCAAGAtcgttggcttggcttaA